The following are from one region of the Variovorax sp. V213 genome:
- a CDS encoding phosphoribosyltransferase — MLTEDGKHLYVSYDEYHNLIEKLAIKIHQSGWQFDTILCLARGGMRPGDVLSRIFDKPLAIMSTSSYRADAGTVQGHLDIARFITTPKGEIAGRVLLVDDLADSGHTLHAVMDMLRNNYKPISELRSAVLWTKALSTFTPDYSVEYLATNPWIHQPFEGYDALGPEKLLEKWSV, encoded by the coding sequence ATGTTGACCGAAGACGGCAAGCATCTCTACGTCAGCTACGACGAGTACCACAACCTCATCGAGAAGCTCGCGATCAAGATTCACCAGTCGGGCTGGCAGTTCGACACCATTCTTTGCCTGGCACGCGGTGGCATGCGCCCCGGCGACGTGCTTTCGCGCATCTTCGACAAGCCGCTGGCGATCATGTCGACCAGCTCCTATCGCGCCGATGCCGGCACGGTTCAGGGCCACCTGGACATCGCCCGCTTCATCACCACGCCCAAGGGCGAGATCGCGGGCAGGGTGCTGCTGGTGGATGACCTGGCCGATTCGGGCCACACGCTGCACGCGGTCATGGACATGCTGCGCAACAACTACAAGCCCATCAGCGAGCTGCGCAGCGCGGTGCTCTGGACCAAGGCGCTGTCGACCTTCACGCCCGACTACTCGGTCGAGTACCTGGCCACCAACCCGTGGATCCACCAGCCGTTCGAAGGCTACGACGCGCTCGGCCCCGAGAAGCTTCTGGAGAAGTGGTCAGTCTGA
- the hflK gene encoding FtsH protease activity modulator HflK, with translation MFNLNDGRWGRGDEPASNGDRPTGNRPPDADPPGTPTPPPSGNNNNGNRPRGQGPNQGPPDLDELWRDLNRKLGGFFGGKGGGNRPSGSNGGGGGNGYRPDMKNAGFGLGLVAAVAVLIWLGTGFFIVNEGQQAVVTQFGNYKATVNAGFNWRLPYPIQRHEVVVTSQIRSTDVGRDAIVRSTGLRESAMLTEDENIVEIKFAVQYRLSNARAWLYQSKSPAETIIQVAESSVREVVGKMKMDAALAEERDQIAPRVRQLMQTILDRYEIGVEVVGINLQQGGVRPPEQVQAAFDDVLKAGQERERAKNDAQAYANDVVPRATGTSSRLKEESEAYKARIVAQAQGDAGRFSAVLAEYQKAPQVTRDRMYTDAMQQIYASTTKVLVDTKQGSNLLYLPLDKLMQLSGNNPPATPVDAASPSVAGTAPAQSSVIPVAPAAGETRARDGRSRDRDVR, from the coding sequence ATGTTCAACCTGAACGATGGCCGGTGGGGCCGCGGCGACGAGCCCGCATCCAACGGCGACCGCCCGACCGGCAATCGCCCCCCCGATGCAGATCCGCCGGGCACACCGACGCCACCGCCTTCGGGCAACAACAACAACGGCAACCGCCCTCGCGGTCAAGGCCCGAATCAGGGGCCGCCGGATCTCGATGAACTCTGGCGCGACCTCAATCGCAAGCTTGGCGGCTTTTTCGGCGGCAAGGGCGGCGGCAACCGACCCAGCGGCAGCAACGGCGGCGGTGGTGGCAACGGCTACAGGCCCGACATGAAAAACGCAGGCTTCGGCCTGGGGCTGGTTGCAGCGGTGGCTGTTCTCATCTGGCTCGGCACCGGCTTTTTCATCGTGAACGAAGGCCAGCAAGCCGTCGTGACCCAGTTCGGCAACTACAAGGCGACCGTGAACGCCGGCTTCAACTGGCGGCTGCCGTATCCCATCCAGCGCCACGAAGTCGTGGTGACTTCGCAGATCCGCTCCACGGATGTGGGCCGCGACGCCATCGTGCGATCCACCGGCCTTCGCGAATCGGCCATGCTGACCGAGGATGAGAACATCGTCGAAATCAAGTTCGCGGTGCAGTACCGCCTGAGCAACGCGCGAGCCTGGCTCTACCAGAGCAAGTCGCCCGCCGAAACCATCATCCAGGTGGCCGAAAGCTCCGTGCGCGAAGTGGTCGGCAAGATGAAGATGGATGCGGCGCTGGCCGAGGAGCGGGATCAGATTGCCCCGCGCGTGCGGCAGCTGATGCAGACCATTCTCGATCGCTACGAAATCGGTGTCGAAGTCGTCGGCATCAACCTGCAGCAGGGCGGCGTGCGTCCTCCCGAGCAGGTGCAGGCGGCGTTCGACGACGTGCTCAAGGCCGGCCAGGAGCGCGAACGCGCCAAGAACGACGCGCAGGCCTACGCCAACGACGTGGTGCCGCGTGCGACGGGTACCTCATCGCGCCTCAAGGAAGAGTCCGAAGCCTACAAGGCGCGCATCGTTGCGCAGGCCCAAGGCGATGCCGGCCGCTTCAGTGCAGTGCTGGCCGAATACCAGAAGGCGCCACAGGTCACGCGCGACCGCATGTACACCGATGCCATGCAGCAGATCTATGCAAGTACCACCAAGGTATTGGTCGACACCAAGCAAGGTTCCAATCTGCTGTACCTGCCGCTCGACAAGCTCATGCAGCTGAGCGGCAACAATCCCCCGGCCACGCCCGTCGATGCCGCCAGCCCCAGCGTGGCCGGCACCGCGCCGGCCCAGTCGTCGGTGATTCCGGTGGCGCCGGCCGCAGGCGAAACCCGCGCCCGCGACGGCCGTTCGCGCGACCGTGACGTGCGCTGA
- a CDS encoding YfgM family protein codes for MATNLDLDEQEQLDQLKHFWNTYGTLITWVVLLVAGAFVAWNGWQYFQRNKAAQAAALYDEVERSTQSGDVERIQRVLGDMKERFAGTAYAQQAGLLAAKTLYEKGNLEASRAALGWVAQSAVDPGYQAVAKLRLAAELLDSKSYDEALKQLSGNVPKEFEPLVADRKGDILMAQGKRDEAQAEYRKAWTGLGATSDYRRLVEFKLNAAGVDPKSLAPVITVTPAAPKTS; via the coding sequence ATGGCAACCAACCTCGATCTCGACGAACAGGAACAGCTCGACCAGCTCAAGCATTTCTGGAACACCTACGGCACCCTGATCACCTGGGTGGTGCTGCTCGTGGCCGGTGCCTTCGTGGCCTGGAACGGCTGGCAGTACTTCCAGCGCAACAAGGCGGCGCAGGCCGCTGCGCTCTACGACGAGGTCGAACGCAGCACGCAGTCCGGCGACGTGGAACGCATCCAGCGCGTGCTGGGCGACATGAAGGAGCGCTTTGCCGGTACGGCCTATGCGCAGCAAGCCGGTTTGCTGGCCGCCAAGACGCTGTACGAAAAGGGCAATCTCGAAGCCTCGCGCGCAGCCCTCGGCTGGGTGGCGCAAAGCGCCGTCGACCCCGGCTACCAGGCGGTTGCCAAGCTGCGGCTCGCGGCCGAGCTGCTGGACAGCAAGTCCTACGACGAAGCGCTCAAGCAGCTGTCGGGCAACGTGCCCAAGGAATTCGAACCGCTGGTGGCCGACCGCAAGGGCGACATCTTGATGGCCCAGGGCAAGCGCGATGAAGCCCAGGCCGAATACCGCAAGGCCTGGACTGGCCTTGGCGCGACGTCCGATTACCGCCGGCTGGTGGAATTCAAGCTCAATGCGGCCGGCGTCGACCCGAAGAGCCTGGCGCCCGTGATCACCGTCACGCCAGCAGCCCCCAAAACTTCCTGA
- the hflC gene encoding protease modulator HflC has product MNRIGFIASSILVLLVLLSSTLFVVDQRQFGVVYSLGQIKDVIIEPGLNFKLPPPFQNVSYIDKRLLTLSSIDTEPMLTAEKQRVVIDWYVRWRISDPRAYIRNVGLDENAGAMQLNRVVRNAFQENINKRTVRDLISVRREALMADVQREVLAVVKGSKPWGVDVVDVRITRVDYVEAITESVYRRMEAERKRVANELRSTGYAEGEKIRADADRQREVIVANAYRDAQKIKGEGDAQAASAYSEAFGRDPQFAQFYRSLEAYKQSFNKKSDVMVVDPSSDFFRAMQGAGTPAGSAPRR; this is encoded by the coding sequence ATGAACAGAATCGGATTCATCGCCTCGTCGATCCTTGTCTTGCTGGTGCTGCTGAGCTCGACCCTCTTCGTGGTCGACCAGCGCCAGTTCGGCGTGGTCTATTCCCTTGGCCAGATCAAGGATGTGATCATCGAACCCGGGCTCAACTTCAAGCTGCCGCCCCCGTTCCAGAATGTGTCATACATCGACAAGCGCCTGCTGACGCTGTCGAGCATCGATACCGAGCCCATGCTGACGGCCGAGAAGCAGCGCGTGGTCATCGACTGGTATGTGCGCTGGCGCATCAGCGATCCACGGGCCTACATCCGCAACGTCGGGCTCGACGAGAACGCCGGCGCCATGCAGCTCAACCGCGTGGTGCGCAACGCCTTCCAGGAAAACATCAACAAGCGCACCGTGCGCGACCTGATCTCGGTGCGCCGCGAGGCGCTCATGGCCGACGTGCAGCGCGAAGTGCTGGCCGTGGTGAAGGGCTCCAAGCCCTGGGGCGTGGACGTGGTCGACGTGCGCATCACGCGTGTCGACTATGTGGAGGCCATCACCGAATCCGTCTATCGCCGCATGGAGGCAGAGCGCAAGCGCGTTGCCAACGAATTGCGTTCGACCGGCTATGCCGAAGGCGAAAAGATCCGCGCCGACGCCGACCGCCAGCGCGAAGTGATCGTGGCGAACGCCTACCGCGACGCCCAGAAGATCAAGGGCGAGGGCGATGCCCAGGCCGCTTCGGCCTACAGCGAGGCCTTTGGCCGCGATCCGCAGTTTGCGCAGTTCTACCGCAGCCTCGAGGCCTACAAGCAGAGCTTCAACAAGAAGAGCGACGTGATGGTGGTCGACCCTTCGTCGGACTTCTTCCGCGCCATGCAGGGCGCCGGCACGCCAGCGGGCAGCGCGCCACGCCGCTAA
- the bamB gene encoding outer membrane protein assembly factor BamB: MNFKRLMPESTALRAGSAILLAAMLAACSGTSKPKPAELPANPALFGVRQAWSVRIPAVSFPLAADVSGDIVTVAGTDGTVVAIDARAGRETWRANAGATLAAGVGSDGSLAAVVTTNNELVAIEGGKVLWKQRLSAQAFTAPLVAGRRVFVQTADRSISAWDGQSGRRLWLQQRTAENLVLKKSGVLIAVGDTLVSGIGGRLVGLNPANGTSRWEAPISAPRGTNDVERLVDLTGSVSRVGDTVCARAYYANVGCVDTARGQLLWSKPAVGAEGVSGNESFVYGTESDGSVTAWRRGDGERVWQSTRFKNRVLTGPLAVGRSLVIGENTGTLHFVSREDGALLNRVTPDGSAIGVTPVMAGNTVVVVTANGGVFGYRPE; encoded by the coding sequence ATGAATTTCAAGCGTCTCATGCCTGAATCGACCGCCCTGCGTGCGGGCTCGGCCATTCTGCTGGCAGCAATGCTGGCCGCCTGCTCCGGCACCAGCAAGCCCAAGCCGGCCGAACTGCCTGCCAACCCTGCGTTGTTTGGCGTGCGCCAGGCGTGGAGCGTGCGCATTCCGGCCGTGAGCTTCCCGCTCGCCGCCGACGTCAGCGGCGACATCGTCACCGTCGCCGGTACCGACGGCACCGTGGTCGCCATCGACGCCCGTGCCGGGCGCGAAACCTGGCGCGCCAATGCAGGCGCCACGCTGGCGGCGGGCGTCGGCAGCGACGGCTCGCTGGCCGCGGTCGTCACCACCAACAACGAACTGGTGGCCATCGAAGGTGGCAAGGTCCTGTGGAAGCAGCGGCTCTCGGCCCAGGCCTTCACCGCACCGCTGGTGGCCGGCCGGCGCGTCTTCGTGCAGACCGCCGACCGCAGCATCAGCGCCTGGGACGGCCAGAGCGGCCGACGCCTGTGGCTGCAGCAGCGCACCGCCGAGAACCTGGTGCTGAAGAAGTCGGGTGTCCTGATTGCGGTGGGCGATACGCTGGTGTCGGGCATCGGCGGCCGCCTGGTCGGCCTCAACCCTGCCAACGGCACCTCCCGCTGGGAAGCGCCGATTTCGGCACCGCGCGGCACCAACGACGTGGAGCGCCTGGTCGATCTGACGGGCAGTGTGAGCCGTGTCGGCGACACCGTGTGCGCACGGGCCTACTACGCCAATGTCGGCTGCGTCGACACCGCGCGCGGCCAGCTGCTCTGGAGCAAGCCTGCCGTGGGCGCGGAGGGCGTCAGCGGCAATGAAAGCTTTGTCTACGGCACCGAAAGCGACGGCAGCGTCACGGCCTGGCGCCGTGGCGATGGCGAGCGCGTCTGGCAATCGACCCGCTTCAAGAACCGCGTCCTGACCGGGCCGCTGGCCGTGGGCCGATCGCTGGTCATCGGCGAAAACACGGGTACGCTGCACTTCGTTTCGCGCGAAGACGGCGCGCTGCTCAACCGCGTCACGCCCGACGGCTCTGCCATCGGCGTCACTCCGGTCATGGCCGGCAATACGGTTGTCGTTGTGACTGCGAACGGCGGTGTGTTTGGCTATCGCCCTGAATAA
- the der gene encoding ribosome biogenesis GTPase Der, whose protein sequence is MKPVVALVGRPNVGKSTLFNRLTQTRDAIVADFAGLTRDRHYGNGRLGKHEFIVIDTGGFEPDAGSGIYKEMAKQTRQAVAEADVVIFVVDAREGLSAQDHDIANELRRLGKPCVLAANKAEGMHDGTKLVDFYELGFGDVHGVSAAHGQGMRDLVELALAPLNLPDPDDETGEDDDVNKPIKLAVAGRPNVGKSTLINTWLGEERLVAFDLPGTTRDAISVPFERNGQRFELIDTAGLRRKGKVFEAIEKFSVVKTLQAIESANVVLLLLDATQGVTDQDAHIAGYILESGRAVVIAINKWDAVDSYQREQIQRQIETRLPFLKFASLHFISAIKRQGLGPVWQAIAQAHKSATRKMSTPVLTRLLLEAVQFQSPKRAGMFRPKLRYAHQGGMNPPVIIIHGNSLEHVTEAYKRFLEGRFRKEFDLVGTPLRIQFKSSQNPFADKDE, encoded by the coding sequence ATGAAGCCGGTCGTGGCACTGGTCGGGCGTCCGAACGTCGGCAAGTCGACCCTGTTCAACCGCCTGACGCAGACGCGCGACGCCATCGTTGCCGACTTTGCCGGGCTCACGCGCGACCGCCATTACGGCAACGGCCGTCTGGGCAAGCACGAATTTATCGTGATCGACACCGGCGGCTTCGAGCCCGATGCCGGCAGCGGCATCTACAAGGAAATGGCCAAGCAGACGCGCCAGGCCGTGGCCGAGGCCGATGTGGTGATCTTCGTGGTCGATGCCCGCGAGGGCCTTTCTGCGCAGGACCACGACATTGCCAACGAGCTGCGCCGGCTGGGCAAGCCCTGCGTGCTGGCGGCCAACAAGGCCGAAGGCATGCACGACGGCACCAAGCTGGTCGACTTTTACGAGCTCGGCTTTGGCGACGTGCATGGCGTATCCGCGGCGCACGGGCAGGGCATGCGCGATCTGGTCGAACTGGCGCTCGCTCCGCTGAACCTGCCCGATCCCGACGACGAGACGGGCGAAGACGACGACGTCAACAAGCCGATCAAGCTGGCGGTGGCCGGCCGGCCCAACGTGGGCAAGTCCACCCTGATCAACACCTGGCTCGGCGAAGAACGCCTGGTGGCCTTCGACTTGCCGGGCACCACACGCGACGCCATCTCGGTGCCGTTCGAGCGCAACGGCCAGCGCTTCGAACTCATCGACACGGCCGGCCTGCGCCGCAAGGGCAAGGTGTTCGAGGCGATCGAGAAGTTCTCGGTGGTCAAGACGCTGCAGGCCATCGAGTCGGCCAACGTCGTGTTGCTGCTGCTCGATGCCACGCAGGGCGTGACCGACCAGGACGCGCACATTGCCGGCTACATCCTCGAGAGTGGACGGGCGGTGGTGATTGCCATCAACAAGTGGGACGCGGTCGACAGCTATCAGCGCGAGCAGATCCAGCGCCAGATCGAAACCCGCCTGCCGTTCCTCAAGTTCGCGTCGCTGCACTTCATTTCGGCCATCAAGCGTCAGGGCCTCGGCCCGGTGTGGCAGGCCATCGCTCAGGCCCACAAGTCGGCCACCCGAAAGATGTCGACGCCCGTGCTGACCCGGCTTTTGCTGGAAGCCGTGCAGTTCCAGTCGCCCAAGCGCGCGGGGATGTTCCGGCCCAAGCTGCGCTACGCGCACCAGGGCGGCATGAATCCGCCCGTGATCATCATCCACGGCAATTCGCTGGAGCATGTCACCGAGGCCTACAAGCGCTTTCTCGAGGGGCGCTTCCGCAAGGAGTTCGATCTGGTGGGCACGCCCTTGCGCATCCAGTTCAAAAGCTCGCAAAATCCGTTTGCGGACAAGGACGAATAA
- a CDS encoding adenylosuccinate synthase: MSVTTGRNVVVVGTQWGDEGKGKLVDWLTESAQGVVRFQGGHNAGHTLVINGVKTALHLIPSGIMRPGVKCYIGNGVVLSAAKLFEEIEGLEKAGVEVRSRLRISEACPLILPFHAALDIARETYREKGGVEKIGTTGRGIGPAYEDKIARRALRVQDLKHPERFATKLRVLLDLHNHVLTQVLGAPAIDFDLVFDEAMRHAVLLKPMMADVSRELNDAHKAGANLLFEGAQGTLLDVDHGTYPYVTSSNCVAGNAAAGSGVGPGMLHYILGITKAYCTRVGGGPFPTELDWATPGTPGYHMSTVGAEKGVTTGRSRRCGWFDAALLKRSAQVNGLSGLCITKLDVLDGLEKLELCTGYELDGEITDILPMGADEIERCTPIYETLEGWSESTVGVTQYDKLPVNARLYLQRIEQITGVPIHMVSTSPDRDHTIMMRHPYLAD; encoded by the coding sequence ATGAGCGTAACCACCGGAAGAAACGTGGTCGTCGTCGGCACCCAGTGGGGCGATGAGGGCAAAGGCAAGCTGGTCGACTGGCTGACCGAGAGCGCCCAGGGCGTGGTCCGCTTCCAGGGCGGCCACAACGCGGGCCACACGCTGGTCATCAACGGCGTGAAGACCGCGTTGCACCTGATTCCCAGCGGCATCATGCGCCCGGGCGTCAAGTGCTACATCGGCAACGGCGTGGTGCTGTCGGCGGCCAAGCTGTTCGAGGAAATCGAAGGGCTGGAGAAGGCCGGCGTCGAAGTGCGCTCGCGCCTGCGCATCAGCGAGGCCTGCCCGCTGATCCTGCCGTTCCACGCCGCGCTCGACATTGCGCGCGAAACCTACCGCGAAAAGGGCGGCGTCGAGAAGATCGGCACCACCGGCCGCGGCATCGGCCCGGCCTACGAAGACAAGATCGCGCGCCGCGCGCTGCGCGTGCAGGACCTGAAGCATCCCGAGCGCTTTGCGACCAAGCTGCGCGTGCTGCTCGACCTGCACAACCACGTGCTGACCCAGGTGCTCGGCGCTCCCGCCATCGACTTCGACCTGGTGTTCGACGAGGCCATGCGCCACGCGGTGCTGCTCAAGCCGATGATGGCCGACGTGTCGCGCGAACTGAACGATGCGCACAAGGCCGGAGCCAACCTGCTGTTCGAAGGCGCGCAGGGCACGCTGCTCGACGTGGACCATGGCACCTACCCGTACGTCACCTCGAGCAACTGCGTGGCCGGCAACGCCGCCGCCGGTTCGGGCGTGGGCCCGGGCATGCTGCACTACATCCTGGGCATCACGAAGGCCTACTGCACGCGCGTGGGCGGCGGTCCGTTCCCCACCGAGCTCGATTGGGCGACGCCGGGCACTCCCGGCTATCACATGAGCACGGTGGGTGCCGAAAAGGGCGTGACCACCGGCCGCAGCCGCCGTTGTGGCTGGTTCGACGCCGCGCTGCTCAAGCGCTCGGCACAGGTCAACGGCCTGTCGGGCCTGTGCATCACCAAGCTCGACGTGCTGGACGGACTCGAAAAGCTCGAGCTGTGCACCGGCTACGAGCTCGACGGCGAAATCACCGACATCCTGCCGATGGGCGCGGACGAAATCGAACGCTGCACGCCCATTTACGAAACCCTCGAAGGCTGGAGCGAAAGCACGGTCGGCGTCACGCAGTACGACAAGCTGCCGGTCAATGCGCGGCTCTACCTGCAGCGCATCGAGCAGATCACGGGCGTGCCGATCCACATGGTGTCGACCAGCCCCGATCGCGACCATACGATCATGATGCGCCACCCTTATCTTGCCGACTGA
- the hflX gene encoding GTPase HflX, which yields MSELNSRQEGAAVLVGVDFGLPHFDSELEELGLLAQTAGLEPVARLICKRKAPDAALFVGSGKADEIKELAALHQASEVIFDQSLSPAQQRNLERQLDVAVYDRTFLILEIFAQRARSHEGKLQVELARLQYLSTRLVRRWSHLERQTGGAGVRGGPGEKQIELDRRMISESIKRTRERLAKVQKQRGTQRRQRERRETFNISLVGYTNAGKSSLFNALVKARAYAADQLFATLDTTTRNLYLGDARRQVSISDTVGFIRDLPHGLVDAFKATLQEAVDADLLLHVVDASNPHFPEQMAEVQSVLRDIGADTVPQLLVFNKLDALETGQHPLHLQDDMEIDGVRVPRIFLSARSGEGVPLLRAELARRSGSVGDTMTPEADTELHDTAN from the coding sequence TTGTCTGAACTGAACTCCCGCCAGGAAGGCGCCGCCGTTCTCGTCGGCGTCGATTTCGGGCTGCCCCATTTCGACAGCGAACTCGAGGAACTCGGCCTGCTTGCGCAGACCGCGGGCCTGGAACCTGTCGCGCGCCTCATATGCAAACGCAAGGCGCCCGATGCGGCGCTCTTCGTTGGAAGCGGCAAGGCCGATGAAATCAAGGAGCTGGCCGCGCTGCACCAAGCCAGCGAAGTCATCTTCGACCAGTCGCTGAGCCCGGCGCAGCAGCGCAATCTCGAGCGCCAGCTCGACGTGGCGGTGTACGACCGCACGTTTCTCATTCTCGAAATATTCGCGCAGCGTGCGCGCTCCCATGAAGGCAAGCTGCAGGTCGAGCTTGCCCGGCTGCAGTACCTGAGCACGCGCCTGGTTCGCCGCTGGTCCCACCTGGAGCGCCAGACAGGCGGTGCGGGCGTGCGCGGCGGTCCGGGTGAAAAGCAGATCGAGCTCGACCGCCGGATGATCAGCGAATCTATCAAGCGCACGCGCGAGCGCCTGGCCAAGGTGCAGAAGCAGCGCGGCACGCAGCGCCGTCAGCGCGAGCGCCGCGAGACCTTCAATATCTCGCTCGTCGGCTATACCAATGCGGGCAAGTCGTCGCTGTTCAATGCGCTGGTCAAGGCCCGCGCCTATGCGGCCGACCAGCTCTTTGCCACGCTCGACACCACCACGCGCAACCTCTACCTGGGCGATGCGCGCCGGCAAGTCTCTATCTCCGACACCGTCGGCTTCATTCGCGACCTGCCGCACGGGCTGGTCGATGCATTCAAGGCCACGCTGCAAGAGGCCGTCGATGCCGACCTGCTGCTGCACGTGGTGGATGCCTCCAATCCGCATTTCCCCGAGCAGATGGCCGAGGTGCAGTCCGTGCTCCGCGACATCGGCGCGGACACCGTTCCGCAGCTTCTGGTGTTCAACAAGCTCGACGCACTTGAAACTGGGCAGCATCCGCTGCATCTGCAGGACGACATGGAAATCGACGGCGTGCGGGTCCCGCGTATCTTCCTCAGCGCCCGCAGCGGCGAGGGCGTGCCCTTGCTGCGCGCCGAGCTTGCCCGTCGGTCGGGCTCCGTGGGCGATACGATGACCCCAGAGGCCGACACTGAATTGCACGATACCGCCAATTGA
- the hfq gene encoding RNA chaperone Hfq — MSNKGQLLQDPFLNTLRREHVPVSIYLVNGIKLQGQIESFDQYVVLLRNTVTQMVYKHAISTIVPGRAVNFSAAENDDAAA; from the coding sequence GTGAGCAATAAAGGGCAACTTCTACAAGACCCGTTTCTGAACACCCTGCGTCGCGAGCATGTGCCGGTTTCCATTTACCTGGTGAACGGTATCAAGCTGCAGGGCCAGATCGAGTCTTTCGACCAGTACGTCGTGTTGCTTCGCAATACGGTGACGCAAATGGTCTACAAGCACGCCATTTCCACTATCGTGCCGGGCCGTGCCGTCAACTTCTCGGCTGCCGAGAACGACGACGCCGCAGCCTGA
- a CDS encoding VOC family protein has translation MAIHELFPYLCVDDAAAAIEFYCKVFEVKEIFRLTEPSGRIGHAELDFHNGAVLMLSDEFAEYDIQSARTLGGTAVTLHLHVDDADAVVARAVAAGATLDMAPQDQFYGERSGVFRDPFGHRWNVGHSIEKLTPEEMQRRYTAMFDSAG, from the coding sequence ATGGCGATCCACGAACTGTTCCCGTACCTTTGCGTCGACGATGCCGCCGCGGCCATCGAGTTCTACTGCAAGGTCTTCGAGGTGAAGGAGATCTTCCGGCTCACCGAGCCCAGCGGACGCATCGGCCATGCGGAACTCGATTTTCACAACGGCGCCGTCCTGATGCTTTCGGATGAGTTTGCCGAATACGACATCCAGAGCGCCAGGACGCTCGGCGGCACCGCGGTGACGCTGCACCTGCATGTGGACGATGCGGATGCGGTGGTGGCCCGCGCCGTCGCGGCGGGTGCCACGCTCGACATGGCGCCGCAAGACCAGTTCTATGGCGAGCGTTCCGGCGTGTTCCGCGACCCCTTCGGGCACCGCTGGAACGTGGGCCACAGCATCGAGAAGCTGACGCCGGAAGAAATGCAGCGGCGCTACACGGCGATGTTCGATTCGGCCGGTTGA
- a CDS encoding ATP phosphoribosyltransferase regulatory subunit — MSAWVLPDHIADVLPSEARHIEELRRQLLDTARGYGYELVMPPLLEHLESLLSGTGEALDLQTFKLVDQLSGRSMGLRADTTPQVARIDAHLLNREGVARLCYCGPVLHTRPDRPHATREPLQFGAEIYGHAGLEADTEILLLALDCLHASGIGEGLIVDLADARIVRALFAGVPVDASVLARVHAALVAKDASELHGLTRDFPAPSRDGLRALVQLYGDASVLDEAAKALKGTPAVGAALAGLKQLAASLQGDSARQISFDLADLRGYAYYSGMRFGIYVPGAADALVRGGRYDEVGAVFGRNRPAVGFSLDVRELVGVLPARPLRAAIRAPWSDAAGLRQAIAALRKAGETVVCVLPGHGSEIDEFHCDRELVEQAGQWQVRAI; from the coding sequence ATGTCCGCCTGGGTCCTCCCGGATCACATTGCCGATGTGCTGCCTTCCGAGGCGCGCCACATCGAAGAACTTCGACGCCAGCTGCTCGATACCGCCCGTGGCTATGGCTACGAGCTGGTAATGCCGCCGCTGCTCGAGCATCTCGAGTCGCTGCTGTCGGGCACCGGCGAGGCGCTCGACCTCCAAACCTTCAAGCTCGTGGACCAGCTCTCCGGCCGCAGCATGGGCCTGCGAGCCGACACCACCCCCCAGGTGGCGCGGATCGACGCCCACCTGCTGAACCGCGAAGGCGTGGCGCGCCTGTGCTACTGCGGCCCGGTGCTGCACACCCGCCCCGACCGCCCGCACGCCACCCGAGAGCCGCTGCAGTTCGGGGCCGAAATCTATGGCCATGCCGGCCTCGAAGCCGACACCGAAATCCTGCTGCTGGCGCTCGATTGCCTCCATGCGTCGGGAATCGGCGAGGGCCTGATCGTCGACCTCGCGGACGCGCGCATCGTGCGGGCGCTTTTCGCCGGCGTGCCGGTCGATGCCTCGGTGCTGGCGCGCGTGCATGCGGCACTGGTTGCCAAGGACGCGAGCGAGTTGCATGGGCTGACGCGCGATTTCCCGGCACCGTCGCGCGACGGGCTGCGCGCACTGGTCCAGCTGTACGGCGACGCGTCGGTGCTCGACGAGGCGGCCAAGGCCCTCAAGGGCACGCCCGCCGTGGGCGCGGCGCTGGCCGGCCTGAAGCAGCTTGCCGCCAGCCTGCAGGGCGATTCCGCACGGCAGATCAGCTTCGACCTGGCCGACCTGCGCGGCTATGCCTACTACAGCGGCATGCGCTTCGGCATCTACGTGCCGGGTGCGGCCGATGCGCTGGTGCGAGGCGGCCGCTACGACGAAGTCGGTGCCGTGTTCGGCCGCAACCGCCCGGCGGTGGGCTTCAGCCTCGACGTGCGCGAACTGGTCGGCGTGCTGCCGGCACGGCCGCTGCGCGCAGCCATCCGCGCGCCCTGGAGCGACGCGGCCGGCCTGCGGCAGGCCATTGCCGCATTGCGCAAGGCCGGCGAGACCGTGGTCTGCGTGCTGCCTGGCCACGGCAGCGAAATCGATGAATTCCATTGCGACCGCGAGCTCGTCGAGCAAGCAGGGCAGTGGCAAGTCCGAGCCATCTGA
- a CDS encoding DUF2065 domain-containing protein, which translates to MSAEIFWSALALVLVIEGILPFVSPGGWRRGFGQLMQLRDGQLRFFGLCSILLGLFLLWVLG; encoded by the coding sequence GTGAGCGCCGAAATATTCTGGAGCGCGCTGGCGCTGGTCCTGGTGATCGAAGGCATCCTGCCTTTCGTGTCGCCGGGCGGCTGGCGGCGCGGTTTCGGCCAGCTGATGCAGCTGCGCGACGGCCAGCTGCGTTTCTTCGGACTTTGCAGCATCTTGCTGGGTTTGTTTCTGCTTTGGGTTTTGGGGTAA